Proteins from one Carassius gibelio isolate Cgi1373 ecotype wild population from Czech Republic chromosome A25, carGib1.2-hapl.c, whole genome shotgun sequence genomic window:
- the slc10a3 gene encoding P3 protein translates to MKTVLVLSCLLLLARAEDPEEPDQSQKPVQYLSIGDGSSQQFEFPRDTPGVIVISSRYRSSGGRKGRESLKQTVRVRSLDPHVISILNVSDSGRSGAVSSYVISIRSGAPGTAPLLIQLLDLYRDSEPVLIEERSEYSIRVASGGDDPAARLLESSGLSHFSENPVLFALLPLIFINKCAFGCKVEVEVLLGLLRRPVPLLLGVAGQFLIMPLYGYGLSRLASLPKALALGLVITCSAPGGGGGYLYSLLLGGDVTLAISMTLISTVVAAAAMPLSSALYGRLLGVHAALHVPFVKILGTLLFIAIPISLGMLVKLRLPAVTRVLLALIRPFSFVLIVGGIFMAYQMGSSILAHVQPPIVVAGVTVPVFGLLLGCGLGRLAGLPLAQRKTVSIEVGVQNSLLALAVMQLSFQRAEADYASQAPFIVALSSTSEMLLLVLVHVVQRRVCVSPASGPGA, encoded by the coding sequence ATGAAGACAGTGCTCGTGTTGAGCTGTCTGCTGTTACTCGCTCGAGCAGAGGATCCCGAAGAGCCCGATCAGAGCCAGAAGCCCGTCCAGTACCTGTCCATCGGCGACGGCTCGTCGCAGCAGTTCGAGTTTCCCCGGGACACGCCAGGAGTGATCGTGATCTCCAGCCGGTACCGCAGCTCCGGAGGCCGGAAGGGTCGCGAGAGCCTCAAGCAGACGGTTCGGGTGAGGTCTCTGGACCCGCACGTGATCTCCATCCTCAACGTGAGTGACAGCGGCCGCTCGGGCGCCGTCAGCAGTTACGTCATCAGCATCCGGTCCGGGGCGCCGGGCACGGCTCCGTTACTCATCCAGCTGCTGGACTTGTACAGGGACTCGGAGCCGGTTCTGATCGAGGAGCGGAGCGAGTACTCCATCAGGGTGGCGTCCGGCGGCGATGACCCCGCGGCCCGGCTCCTGGAGTCCAGCGGGCTGTCGCACTTCTCCGAGAACCCGGTGCTGTTCGCCCTGCTGCCGCTCATCTTCATCAATAAGTGTGCGTTTGGCTGTAAGGTGGAGGTGGAGGTCCTGCTGGGGCTGCTGCGGAGGCCCGTGCCGCTGCTGCTGGGTGTAGCGGGACAGTTCCTCATCATGCCGCTGTACGGGTACGGGCTGTCCCGCCTGGCGTCGCTCCCCAAGGCGCTGGCGCTGGGTCTGGTCATCACCTGCTCGGCCCCGGGTGGAGGCGGGGGCTACCTCTACAGCCTGCTGCTGGGCGGAGACGTCACCCTGGCCATCAGCATGACCCTGATCTCCACCGTGGTGGCGGCCGCAGCCATGCCGCTGTCCTCCGCGCTGTACGGCCGGCTGCTGGGGGTCCACGCCGCTCTACACGTGCCCTTCGTCAAGATCCTCGGCACGCTGCTCTTCATCGCCATCCCCATCTCGCTGGGCATGCTGGTGAAGCTCCGGCTGCCCGCCGTCACCCGCGTCCTGCTCGCCCTCATCCGCCCCTTCAGCTTCGTGCTCATCGTCGGGGGCATCTTCATGGCCTATCAGATGGGCTCCTCCATCCTGGCCCACGTGCAGCCCCCGATCGTGGTGGCGGGCGTGACGGTGCCCGTGTTTGGGCTGCTGCTGGGCTGTGGATTGGGGCGTCTGGCGGGGCTGCCGCTGGCTCAGAGGAAGACGGTCAGTATCGAGGTGGGCGTGCAGAACAGTCTCCTGGCGCTGGCCGTCATGCAGCTGTCGTTCCAGCGGGCCGAGGCAGACTACGCCTCGCAGGCGCCCTTCATCGTGGCCCTGAGCAGCACGTCGGAGATGCTTCTGCTGGTGCTGGTTCACGTCGTGCagcggcgtgtgtgtgtgtcgcccGCCTCCGGACCCGGCGCCTGA